The Coleofasciculus sp. FACHB-1120 region CTTCGGACTCTTTCCCCAGATGTCGCCGACTCGGCAGGCGAAACTTTCCAGATTTTATTAATAAATTTTCAATTCGTTTGACTGTCCGTTGTGCTGTTGATTCGTGCCTGCCCCAATCTTGAGCAATATGAAAGTAAGTTCTGTACTCGCGCCAATACTGCTCTTGTTAACAAGATTTGGTCGGGAATTGGGATAGATGCATGGCTGCCACGGCTGCCCTCTTTCCCATCTCGTACTACTTTCGCCATCATCCAAAATGTTTCCGGTTTCACCCCGTACATTCTTTTAAAGTCAGATTTAGACAATGCAAGTGCTTTTTTGTAACGCATCAATTTAGGAACTATAACTATCAATTCATTAAACTTTGTTTAGCTGATTTTACTCAATTCCGCAAGAGGTCTAATGAACTAAAGCCAATAGTTGCCACTCATCGCGAGCAGGTATTGATGGCAACAGGAAGTGAGGAGCGCGATAAAGGTAGACTGCGGCAGTACCTAGAGCAGGTGCGTCGATACCTAGATGTTGATGTCGTGGATGTATTTTTTGCCGAATATGTCACGCCTCATGAGGATGTTGCTCAGATTTGGGCTGTACTCGATGAACTTTGGGATTAGAAGAAAAGAGGGCTGATTCGCTACGTGGGTGCAACCACCCATAATCGCGCGATCGCCTTAGACTTGATTAAGAGCCGTCGATGTGAGATACTCATGCACCGCTACAATATGGCGCATCGCAAGGCAGAAAAACAGGTTTTCCCAATGGCTCAACAGGCTGGAATTCCAGTCGTCGCGTTCACTTGCACTCGCTGGGGGCAACTTCTACGAGGACACCCAGATTGGCTTAGGGAGATTCCCACGGCGGCTGATTGTTACCGATATGCACTACACCAAAAAGTTGTACACTTGGCTCTAACTGCACCAGAAACTCAAGCCCAATTAGAAGAAAACTTGAGTGTTTTGCACGATCTTGAACTTACCTCGGAAGCACTGGTACAGTGGCAAAACTATGGGGCGTTGGTCTATGGGGATGGGCAAGACGCATTTGAGACCAAATGGCTTTGAGGTTCAGAGTGACTTTCCACCATTTTTGTCGCCTTTACATGGGGAAAATCGATGAAAACTCTATACGGAGATGGTTTCAATCGATTTCTTGTCGATTGCAATGATAGAACACTATCATTGCAACCGCTTACATGGGTACATATTTTTGAAGAGCAATAGCGCTATCCCCGATATAGCAAGACCTTCAATGCAAATTAGTACAATTATCTGGGGACTTCTGTTTAACCTCTTTTGTCACTTTGGAAAATTCAACGGATTTCCGTTGTTACAGCCCACAAAAAATCAAGGTTTTACCCAGTTTGACAAAAGAGGGTTAAAAAAACTGGAACCTTTTCCACGTAAGTGTTTGAAATGCTACTTTGCGGCTGGTGTCAGCTTCACTATTTCTGCGTCTACTACAGAAACGAAAATGTCGCCACTTAAACAGAGAAGGAGTAGACACTAGGAGGGTGGGAGACAAGGATAGGCTTTCCCACCTTACCATTGACCTGTTGCAAGCGACACAAAAACGGGGTTGTGCCTGCGTATTTTTCTACTCCAGCATTTCCAGGTTTCGTACCGCGCCTCGATCCGCGCTAGTCGCCAGCAGTGCATAAGCCTTGAGCGCCGCACTCACCCGCCGCTGCCTCTTCTGTGCAGGCTTCCAGGCATCTTTGCCCTTTGCTTCCATGTCAGCACGACGGTTGGCTAATTCCTCCGCCGATAGATCCACATTGATGCGGCGATAGGGGATGTCGATTAGGATGCGATCGCCGTCCTTGACCAGAGCAATATTACCGCCTGCTGCCGCCTCCGGAGATGCATGACCAATCGAGAGACCCGAAGTCCCACCTGAGAAGCGACCATCGGTCAATAATGCACAAACCTTGCCCAACCCCTTGGATTTAAGGTAACTGGTCGGATAGAGCATTTCCTGCATCCCAGGCCCACCGCGTGGTCCTTCATAACGAATGATCACAACATCGCCCGCTTCTACTTCATCGCGAAGAATTCCATTAACAGCAGCATCCTGACTTTCATAAATGCGCGCCTTACCTTCAAACACATGAATGCTTTCATCTACGCCTGCCGTCTTCACAATACAACCGCGTTCAGCCAGGTTGCCGTAGAGTACCGCAAGTCCGCCCTGGGTGCTATAGGCGTTTTCGAGGCTACGGATACAGCCATTTTCCCGATCCAGGTCGAGTGAAGGCCAGCGGGTCGATTGACTGAACGCTTGCTGAGTTGGAATTCCCGCAGGACCAGCTTTGAAGAAGGTATGAACCGCTTCGTCATCGGTACGAATCACATCCCAGAGATCAAGCGATTCTTTCAGAGTCTGAGTGTGAACCGTCGGGACATCCGTGTGGAGTAGTCCGGCACGATCTAGCTCACCAAGAATGCTGGGGATACCGCCAGCCCGGTGAACATCCTCGATATGATATTGGGGTGTGTTTGGTGCCACTTTGCACAGTTGAGGAACTCGGCGCGAGAGGCGGTCGATGTCAGCCAAGGTAAAATCGACATCAGCTTCATGGGCGGCAGCCAGCAAGTGCAAAATGGTGTTGGTGGAGCCGCCCATCGCGATGTCCAGCATCATGGCATTCTCGAATGCTTTGAAACTGGCGACGGAGCGTGGCAGTACTGATTCATCGTCCTGCTCGTAGTAGCGGCGGGTAATGCTGACAATAGTGCGCGCGGCGTTGAGGAACAGATCCTTCCGGTCGAAATGGGTTGCAAGAACGGTGCCATTGCCAGGTAAGGAAAGACCGATTGC contains the following coding sequences:
- the ilvD gene encoding dihydroxy-acid dehydratase — protein: MPTYRSKTSTQGRNMAGARALWRATGMHTEDFEKPIIAVANSFTQFVPGHVHLKDLGQLVCREIEAAGGVAKEFNTIAVDDGIAMGHDGMLYSLPSREIIADSVEYMVNAHCADALVCISNCDKITPGMLMAALRLNIPAVFVSGGPMEAGKTKLSEHKLDLVDAMVAAANDRISDEVVEEYERSACPTCGSCSGMFTANSMNCLTEAIGLSLPGNGTVLATHFDRKDLFLNAARTIVSITRRYYEQDDESVLPRSVASFKAFENAMMLDIAMGGSTNTILHLLAAAHEADVDFTLADIDRLSRRVPQLCKVAPNTPQYHIEDVHRAGGIPSILGELDRAGLLHTDVPTVHTQTLKESLDLWDVIRTDDEAVHTFFKAGPAGIPTQQAFSQSTRWPSLDLDRENGCIRSLENAYSTQGGLAVLYGNLAERGCIVKTAGVDESIHVFEGKARIYESQDAAVNGILRDEVEAGDVVIIRYEGPRGGPGMQEMLYPTSYLKSKGLGKVCALLTDGRFSGGTSGLSIGHASPEAAAGGNIALVKDGDRILIDIPYRRINVDLSAEELANRRADMEAKGKDAWKPAQKRQRRVSAALKAYALLATSADRGAVRNLEMLE